The window AGAAGATACAAAATTAAAGAAAAGGAAATGGTGATCAAGAAGTATTGCTCAGCAGACATGTTTTTAAGGCGACGTGTTGCTTTAAGGCGCTGGGGGGGCGCCTCgacgcctaggcgacgcctaggcgcCTAAAGCGGACGCCTAGGCGCCTAAAGCGGACATATTTGCAAAGCGCTGGGGGGGCGCCtcgacgcctaggcgtcgccttaGAGACGCCTTAAAAACATAGGCATATGGCATGCATGCTTAAGAAAGCAGTCGACTGTCACCGCAGAAAAGTGCATCTTGGAAGGCTGCTAATTCATCTATGGATCAGCGTCAACTTCTTCTATGCTGAACCATTTGCTTCAAATCAGAAGTGCACACAGTAAACATGAAATAGCAATAATACTACCTCAGATCTCAGGCTTATGTTGGTACGGGTAACAGGGAGCCAGACCACAACGCGCTACAAAGCTGTTTGGTTTAAGGGATAGCCTTATACAGGGAGATCTAGGCCCATTATGGGTAATCCCATGTTTTCATGTCATGGCCCTAGTCTCCATCGTTTATTGGCATGGCATAACATCGGTGCATTGCTACGGAACCGCAAAAATGATTCAGTTGTATTGGATTAGTAGTATATAACAACCAATGCACGTGCAACACTGCAGAGAAGAAACTCAAACTCAATCAAGCAGCCAACACTGCACTTGCGTAACTGCGGTAGCAATGAGAGCACcattgcaacaacaacaacaacaacaacaacaacaacaaagcctttagtcccaaacaagttggggtaggctagagatgaaacccataagatctcacgACCAACTCATGGTccgggcacatggatagcaagcttccacgcacccctgtccatagctagttctttggtgagcACCATTGCAAGCTATGTTTTTTTTTCTTCAAATTGGAGGGGTCTTGTGGGTTCTAGATGACTGAGGGAGATTGGGGTGGAGTGGGGGAGTGAACTCACCACCACCACTAACTCCAATTTATAAGATAGTAGAGACTATGGTCATGACTCATGAGGAATGCCGCTCTGAAGGAAAAAACAATTCCACTCTATAAACGGAACAAGGACTATCCTGTTTCAAATCTAGACCTAATGTTCCTGTTTCGCTTGAGTAGTGAAATATTTGATCCATCACTAACTCCTCACGGCATCCACATGGTTATAATGCAATCAAAGACCAGTCATGAACAAAATAAAAACATTacttgagaatcccatgataaaaaCTAGTAGAATTTTCCACAAATCAAGTAGGCTAGTGTGTGGTACTTCATGGTGGCACAGGCAAGGGAAGTCCTAGTTGAGGGTTTATAGAACAACAACCGAAGTTTGTATGATGACCAAATCTTACAGCCCAACGAAAGCACAAATAGATTACTTACCAAATCCTCCCAGAAACGCCCAGAAACAGCCTTCTTGAACCGTATAATCCACTTGCCACCATTCCGATTTGCAGGATCCTGCCCAGTCAAATGCATTAACCACTAGAAGCATGGGTAGACATGACACCAATACTAAACACAGCCATGACTGAAAAAACAACAGCTTGTTCCGAGCAATACCTCCCAGAGTGGACGGACACCCTCTTTGAAAAGATGCAGGTCCGTGGGGCTCGGGAGGGAGGACGGGCGTGCGAGGTGGCAGTAGCAAACCCAGAACGACTCGACCTAAAGCCATCCAATTCCAAACAGCAACATCAATCAGTAAGCTCCACTGACAGAAGTAAGAAAAAACCCTGGAAACAATCTGCTGTGCCGGAGACACGTACAGTGCTGAAATCGACGATCTTTTTGATGTTGTCCTCGTACGACTGCGACCTCGTCCCGGGCGTCCGGCGGGTGTACCAGAGCACGAGCTTGCGCTGCGGACAACAAGGGCTATTACATCCGGCTTTCTCTGAGATTCAAAGGTTTGGCATTTCTGGAACGGGAAACGGGGAAAAGGTTTAGATCTAGCGGCGGGGGGCGGGTCTTACCCTAAGGGGATGGAGGCCGGCCTTGAGCTCGCGGCTGCGGCGCTCgctctcctccgcctccgcctcgtcctcctcctcgacggcggcgggcggcgcgtccTCGGCCCGGGCGTGCGACGGCTGCAGCTGCTCCTCCTGCTCGGGCACCTTCCTCTCCACCGCCGGCTCCATGGCGCGCCCTCGTGCGGCGATTTGGTCGGCTGGGTGGGGgtgttcagagagagagagagacgaggaAGGGTCCGGGAGACGCGTGACGGGGGGGTGGGAGTGGGTTTGGGCCTTTTTGGTGCGGAGCTCTTCGATCGGGATGAACCGTGCCAGGGAGCGCTTCtattttcctcttcttttttcttttttttttaccaTATAGTACCATGGTAAACGATTTACTACGACCGATCGACTTGTAGAGCTTTTTTTCACCAGGCGCCTCGTCATGCGATGGAAATGAGCCAATTCAAAGACGACACGTGCTCTCGTGGTACAATCTTATCTCTTTCATTTCTCTCTCCCATCGTCTGCCTTCGTCAATCACCTCTCGCGTGATGCATCTTTTTCCATCTTACACGAGATAGCTCCTCCGGTGTCGAGGCTTGCGTCCAACCTTCTCCCTATCGTGGTCAGCGGAGCCATTGCCCACATGTCCTTCCCGCTCCGCCCTGTCCACGGCTACGACctaatgcaaaaaaaaaaatctaTGATCTTGCAACCGGGAGCAATGGTATCGAGCTATTCGCCGGGGACTTCATCCAGGTGGCGCATCAGGCAATTGATTAGCTGGGAGTTGATTTGTCGGCCGAGAAAGTTGCCTTGGCCGAGAGCGGTCGGGGCCAAGATGAGGCATGGAAAGCCTTCCATGACCATGCCGAGCGCGCCCGGAAGGAAGACGAGGTCGCACATGAGAAAGCCGCCAAGGCTCTGGCGCAAGCCAGAAGATCCGGGGTGGCGCAGTTATGGACGCTCAGGGTATCCTAAGCGCGCCCGTTGTCGGAGCTAagtccgacagatctcgggtaaggggtcccgagctGGTGGTCTTGGCTAGATAGTAACATGAAGAATAGGGatgcggtgtttacccaggtttaggccctctcgtaaagataataccctactcctgctcttgtttatattttgTGATggagtacaaagtacacgtgatctacctcgagatcggatGAATGAGTCTAAAAGTCTTGCCTCTACGGGCTAAACCCCTTGGCTTATATAGGGGTCAGGGGGTACCTAGGATTACACATGGTCGGTTGCATCAAGAGATAATCCTGTTGAATATTTGAATATGTCTTGAAGTGTATGCCAAGTCTTTGAAAGATTCCATCTTGAGTACGCTGAGGgttatgtgaaagtgcaactaatccccgggtggttttggtaattcataacaacatatagctcgttGAACTAATATctattcaagttaaatatttcagaaagttcaatgattggcatggcatggactagagatgtagacccctcaaaatgctaaggacaaatattggcaaaagctcaagactcttcatttctatttttagtgatccaagatcacattgagtacatAGGAAAAGACaacactattaaaaggggatgaggtgttgcttaatgatctacttgatcaaaatgcttagtgatatgctccaaagccctcaaccactttctcaattccaaatatgtccaaaacctaaagtcaaacccgTCCCCACTTATTTGATCTATCTGGCACCACCGAGTtcctttgacatagccactgccagaaaccctaatcagttcggtctcaccgatagggatttcggtctcaccgatagggatttcggtctcactgagatgggattgcaaactctgtgtttcccttcgtaatgtttcggtcccaccaaaatgagccatcgatcccaccgagtcgcaatgcaaactctctgtttcccttcgtaacgtttcggtcttaccgaagtgagcgatcggtcccaccgagtttgcctgaccaactttcGATTTGCTCATTgcagaaatcggtcccaccgagttcatgtaatcggtcacaccgagataaggttttgccctaaccctagcgcatcggtctcaccgagttgatcatCTCGGTCCCATCAAGAATCCTAATGTT is drawn from Triticum dicoccoides isolate Atlit2015 ecotype Zavitan chromosome 4A, WEW_v2.0, whole genome shotgun sequence and contains these coding sequences:
- the LOC119285186 gene encoding eukaryotic translation initiation factor NCBP-like — encoded protein: MEPAVERKVPEQEEQLQPSHARAEDAPPAAVEEEDEAEAEESERRSRELKAGLHPLRRKLVLWYTRRTPGTRSQSYEDNIKKIVDFSTVESFWVCYCHLARPSSLPSPTDLHLFKEGVRPLWEDPANRNGGKWIIRFKKAVSGRFWEDLVLVLVGDQLDYSDDVCGIVLSCRFNEDILSVWNRNASDQQAVMTLRDSIKRHLKLPHTYLMEYKPHDASLRDNSSYRNTWLRG